In Marivivens aquimaris, one genomic interval encodes:
- a CDS encoding phosphomannomutase translates to MAPKFGTSGLRGLVTELTDDLVGDYTRAFIDACQHGSRIYVGQDLRPSSESIGEAVIRAIREQGVEAVDCGVVPTPALALAAKGAGAVMITGSHIPADRNGLKFYVPTGEVSKADEQAIVAAYDAKVAPAGKDAPVVEYGAIAPYVDRYARAFGDTALAGLRIGVYQHSSVARDVMMAVIERLGGEGVALARSDAFIPVDTEAVDQGTRDMLRGWCAEHNLSAVISTDGDADRPMVTDGEGNVIPGDILGVLTARMLGAEVVCTPVSSNSVVGMLPEFGTVHMTRIGSPFVIAAMEEALAEEGAKVVGFEANGGFLLGFEADAPAGKLEPLMTRDSILPIVAPLAAAKAAGRTVAELVAELPPRFTAADRVTETPTDKSKALLAELSEDAAKRADFFSALGGVSNVDQTDGLRVTFESGDVVHLRPSGNAPEFRVYAEASTPERARELVDMYMETVGSALR, encoded by the coding sequence GTGGCACCGAAATTCGGAACGAGTGGTCTGCGTGGTCTTGTGACCGAACTGACCGACGATCTTGTCGGCGACTACACCCGTGCGTTTATTGACGCTTGCCAGCATGGCTCGCGCATTTACGTGGGTCAGGATCTGCGTCCGTCCTCCGAAAGCATCGGCGAGGCTGTCATCCGCGCGATCCGCGAACAGGGCGTCGAAGCGGTCGATTGCGGCGTGGTGCCGACCCCCGCGCTGGCTCTCGCTGCGAAAGGTGCGGGCGCGGTGATGATTACCGGCAGCCACATTCCCGCGGACCGCAACGGCCTGAAATTCTACGTGCCGACGGGCGAAGTGTCCAAGGCGGACGAGCAGGCGATCGTCGCGGCATACGATGCCAAGGTCGCGCCCGCTGGCAAGGACGCGCCGGTCGTCGAATACGGCGCGATCGCGCCCTACGTGGACCGCTATGCCCGCGCGTTCGGTGACACGGCGCTCGCCGGTTTGCGCATCGGCGTTTACCAACATTCCTCGGTCGCGCGCGATGTGATGATGGCGGTGATCGAACGTTTGGGTGGTGAGGGCGTTGCGCTCGCGCGGTCTGACGCGTTCATTCCCGTCGATACCGAAGCGGTCGATCAGGGCACCCGCGATATGCTGCGCGGTTGGTGTGCGGAGCATAACCTGTCGGCTGTGATTTCCACCGACGGTGACGCGGACCGCCCGATGGTGACGGATGGCGAAGGCAATGTGATCCCCGGCGATATCCTCGGCGTTCTGACCGCGCGGATGCTCGGTGCAGAGGTCGTCTGCACGCCGGTGTCGTCGAATTCGGTTGTCGGAATGCTGCCGGAGTTCGGCACCGTTCACATGACCCGCATCGGCTCGCCCTTCGTGATCGCCGCGATGGAAGAGGCGCTGGCCGAAGAGGGCGCGAAGGTTGTCGGGTTCGAGGCCAACGGCGGGTTCCTCCTCGGGTTCGAGGCGGACGCGCCAGCCGGAAAGCTGGAGCCGTTGATGACCCGCGATTCCATTCTACCGATCGTTGCGCCTCTGGCTGCAGCGAAGGCTGCGGGTCGCACCGTGGCTGAGTTGGTGGCGGAACTGCCGCCGCGCTTTACCGCTGCGGACCGCGTGACGGAAACGCCGACCGATAAATCGAAGGCTCTGCTGGCGGAATTGTCGGAAGACGCTGCGAAGCGTGCGGACTTCTTTAGCGCGCTGGGCGGGGTTTCGAATGTCGATCAGACCGACGGTCTGCGTGTGACATTCGAAAGCGGTGATGTCGTTCACCTGCGCCCGTCGGGCAATGCGCCCGAGTTCCGCGTTTATGCGGAAGCGAGCACGCCGGAACGTGCTCGCGAATTGGTCGACATGTATATGGAAACGGTCGGTAGCGCGCTGCGATAA
- a CDS encoding chemotaxis protein CheA codes for MSDEMVEIFHEELRELLESLERGLIDLQVSPDDEGLVNQVFRDLHTIKGSGAMFGFVDLAAFIHDFETAFDKVRSGQVKVTNELIKLGLAARDEIPGLVEGTDDPDGVREEILAALTAMTADAGDAPPAPAVEEPLDVDFGDPLPEPEPVTAGAILRFTLTDDALGLGAIPSVVLGELRDLGGTDLKADISRVPGLSDLDVDVCYVGWSMYFPDGISREDIDEVFMFAEADWSLEADAPAEGGFDLDLGELAAEHENEEGVGFFAPDEVEEDEAEDAPVAEAPKPALAPAAPKPAAKAPKADASSEPAASVRVPAARLDTLMDSVGELVTVEARLTELARQSRDAAIIATAEEVARLAARLRDATMTMRMVPMRTLVARCRRLIMGLSDDLNKPVDFEVHGEETELDKTVIEKLADPLVHILRNAIDHGMETQEQRETTGKPMIGKVELSAVHAGGEVLIRVKDDGRGMNPDVIRHKAIERGLINSDMVLTDSQIFMLIFEPGFSTAETVTELSGRGVGMDVVRRTIEGLRGNIEVASKLGEGTTVTLRLPLTLAIIDGLLIEVDDERYTLPMAAVKEIFELPAEKTLASRTGDYLDIRGHFVPFIRLRSIFECTGEAPKEQNVVVVEAGESRIGIVVDHIIGTNQTVIKQVSKLQHSARSISGATILGDGTVSLIIDVPQLLAQAGPLADSSKEAAA; via the coding sequence ATGTCCGATGAAATGGTCGAAATTTTCCACGAAGAGCTGAGAGAACTGCTCGAGAGCCTCGAACGGGGTCTCATCGACTTGCAGGTCAGCCCCGATGACGAGGGGCTGGTCAATCAGGTGTTCCGCGATCTGCATACCATCAAAGGTAGCGGCGCGATGTTTGGATTTGTCGACCTCGCGGCTTTTATCCACGACTTTGAAACCGCTTTCGACAAGGTCCGCTCGGGTCAGGTCAAAGTGACGAACGAACTGATCAAGCTCGGCCTCGCTGCCCGTGATGAAATCCCCGGCCTTGTCGAAGGCACGGACGATCCGGACGGTGTGCGGGAGGAGATCCTTGCCGCGCTGACTGCGATGACCGCCGATGCGGGCGATGCCCCGCCTGCGCCTGCCGTCGAAGAACCTCTGGATGTTGATTTCGGAGATCCCCTGCCCGAGCCGGAGCCCGTCACCGCCGGTGCGATCCTGCGCTTTACCCTGACGGACGATGCGCTGGGCCTTGGCGCTATTCCGTCGGTCGTTCTGGGCGAATTGCGCGATCTGGGCGGTACGGATTTGAAGGCCGATATCTCTCGCGTTCCGGGTCTGTCGGACCTTGATGTCGACGTCTGCTATGTCGGCTGGTCGATGTATTTCCCCGATGGCATCAGCCGCGAGGACATCGACGAAGTCTTCATGTTCGCCGAAGCGGATTGGAGCCTTGAAGCGGACGCGCCTGCCGAGGGCGGTTTCGACCTCGATCTGGGCGAACTTGCTGCCGAGCATGAGAACGAAGAGGGCGTCGGTTTCTTCGCACCCGATGAGGTAGAGGAAGACGAGGCAGAGGATGCGCCGGTTGCCGAAGCGCCGAAGCCTGCCCTTGCGCCCGCTGCACCGAAGCCTGCTGCCAAAGCACCCAAGGCCGATGCGTCTTCCGAGCCTGCGGCTTCCGTCCGCGTCCCTGCGGCGCGCCTCGATACGCTCATGGACTCGGTCGGTGAGCTTGTCACCGTCGAGGCCCGCCTGACCGAACTGGCCCGCCAGAGCCGTGATGCCGCGATCATCGCCACAGCCGAAGAAGTCGCTCGCCTTGCCGCGCGTCTGCGCGATGCGACAATGACCATGCGGATGGTGCCGATGCGCACGCTCGTGGCCCGTTGCCGTCGCCTGATTATGGGTCTGTCGGACGATCTGAACAAACCCGTCGATTTCGAGGTTCACGGCGAGGAAACCGAGCTCGACAAGACCGTCATTGAAAAGCTGGCCGATCCGCTGGTGCACATCCTTCGCAACGCCATCGATCACGGCATGGAAACGCAGGAACAGCGCGAAACGACCGGCAAGCCGATGATCGGAAAGGTCGAGCTGTCGGCTGTCCACGCGGGCGGCGAAGTGCTGATCCGCGTCAAGGACGACGGCCGCGGCATGAACCCCGACGTGATCCGCCACAAAGCTATCGAGCGCGGACTCATCAATTCGGACATGGTGCTGACCGATAGCCAGATCTTCATGCTGATCTTCGAGCCCGGTTTCTCGACCGCCGAAACGGTGACCGAGCTTTCGGGGCGCGGTGTCGGTATGGATGTTGTGCGCCGGACCATCGAAGGCCTGCGCGGCAATATCGAAGTCGCATCGAAACTGGGCGAAGGCACCACGGTGACCCTGCGCCTGCCGCTGACGCTGGCGATCATCGACGGTCTGCTGATCGAAGTGGACGATGAGCGCTACACACTGCCGATGGCGGCGGTGAAGGAAATCTTCGAACTGCCGGCCGAAAAGACGCTGGCGAGCCGGACGGGCGATTACCTCGATATCCGTGGTCACTTTGTCCCGTTCATCCGCCTGCGCAGCATCTTCGAATGTACGGGCGAAGCGCCCAAGGAACAGAACGTCGTCGTTGTCGAAGCGGGCGAGAGCCGCATCGGTATCGTCGTCGACCACATCATCGGCACCAACCAGACGGTGATCAAACAGGTTTCCAAACTCCAGCACAGTGCACGGTCGATCTCGGGCGCCACCATCCTCGGTGATGGCACGGTGTCGCTGATTATCGACGTGCCGCAATTGCTCGCACAGGCCGGTCCGCTGGCCGACAGCTCGAAGGAGGCTGCTGCATGA
- a CDS encoding methyl-accepting chemotaxis protein — MRLTIKAKLAATFAFVFALFAFSSWMAINNLTKTNESFSGVVDVEVPELLLVEDLRKEQLLEAYTVSRILIGLPGAPANHIPNLQEEMRAHGENADRIIEELGGSHIPAALPIVAEIQSLREEAAATARRVISFELSGQGDMANTLYHDDLGATNFHIEEKLEELHEVIHGKVEADVAANHAAFVTNRMNLILLAAAAIAVGVISSTFIVLSISRRLALSAKAANKIANGDLRNMLEVKGSDEIAQLQNAMNEMVTNLRNIVNEVSVSVRNVSNGANQMAATSEQLSQGATEQASSTEEASAAVEEMAANIKQSSENAQTTEKMATKSAEDARASGKAVSDAVNAMQTIAERIMIVQEIARQTDLLALNAAVEAARAGEHGRGFAVVAAEVRKLAERSQTAAAEISSLSASTVTTAASAGDMLQALVPDIERTSQLVTEITVASRELATGSSQISMSINQLDRVTQENTSASEQLSSSATELADLSAELSETVSFFKVDGASNAGAIRRSQPRNAAPANKGHSPMPRHDDSAGFDFDLEGGDDNLDQAFARG; from the coding sequence ATGCGCCTTACAATCAAAGCCAAACTCGCGGCGACATTTGCCTTTGTGTTCGCCCTATTCGCCTTCTCCTCGTGGATGGCGATCAACAACCTGACCAAAACGAACGAGAGCTTCTCGGGCGTCGTCGACGTCGAGGTGCCTGAACTGCTGCTGGTCGAAGATCTACGCAAAGAGCAGCTTCTCGAAGCCTACACGGTCTCGAGAATCCTGATCGGTCTTCCGGGTGCACCTGCAAACCACATCCCGAACCTTCAGGAAGAAATGCGTGCTCATGGAGAGAACGCAGATCGCATTATCGAAGAACTGGGAGGCAGCCACATTCCGGCAGCCCTGCCGATCGTGGCTGAAATCCAGTCCCTGCGCGAAGAAGCGGCAGCGACTGCCCGCCGCGTGATCAGCTTCGAACTTTCGGGTCAGGGCGATATGGCAAACACGCTCTATCACGATGATCTCGGTGCAACGAACTTCCACATCGAAGAGAAACTCGAGGAACTGCACGAAGTCATCCACGGCAAGGTCGAAGCCGACGTTGCTGCGAACCACGCTGCATTCGTCACCAACCGTATGAACCTGATCCTTCTTGCGGCTGCTGCGATTGCCGTCGGCGTCATTTCGTCGACCTTCATCGTTCTGAGCATCTCGCGCCGCCTCGCGCTCAGCGCCAAGGCTGCCAACAAGATCGCCAACGGCGACCTGCGCAACATGCTTGAAGTGAAGGGCTCGGACGAGATTGCCCAGCTTCAGAACGCGATGAACGAGATGGTCACCAACCTGCGTAACATCGTGAACGAAGTTTCGGTTTCGGTGCGCAACGTGTCGAACGGTGCGAACCAGATGGCCGCGACCTCGGAGCAGCTTTCGCAGGGTGCGACCGAGCAGGCTTCGTCGACCGAAGAAGCTTCGGCTGCTGTCGAAGAGATGGCTGCGAACATCAAGCAATCGTCGGAAAACGCGCAGACCACCGAAAAGATGGCGACCAAGTCGGCAGAAGACGCCCGCGCTTCGGGCAAGGCCGTATCGGACGCCGTCAACGCGATGCAGACCATCGCAGAGCGTATCATGATCGTTCAGGAAATCGCGCGTCAGACCGACCTTCTCGCTCTGAACGCCGCTGTGGAAGCAGCCCGTGCAGGTGAACATGGTCGCGGCTTCGCGGTTGTTGCTGCCGAAGTACGCAAGCTTGCAGAACGCAGCCAGACCGCTGCTGCGGAAATCTCGTCGCTGTCGGCTTCGACCGTCACGACCGCAGCCAGCGCAGGCGACATGCTGCAGGCACTGGTTCCCGATATCGAGCGCACCTCGCAGCTCGTCACCGAGATCACCGTTGCATCGCGCGAACTGGCCACCGGCTCCTCGCAGATCAGCATGTCGATCAACCAGCTCGACCGCGTCACGCAGGAAAACACCTCTGCGTCGGAACAGCTGTCGTCCAGCGCGACCGAACTGGCCGACCTGTCGGCCGAACTGTCGGAGACCGTGAGCTTCTTCAAGGTCGACGGCGCATCGAACGCGGGTGCGATCCGTCGCAGCCAGCCGCGCAACGCGGCACCGGCAAACAAGGGTCACTCCCCGATGCCGCGTCACGACGATAGCGCCGGTTTCGACTTCGATCTGGAAGGTGGCGACGACAATCTCGACCAAGCCTTCGCACGCGGCTAA
- a CDS encoding response regulator, whose amino-acid sequence MSKTILTVDDSPSIRRMVSLTLREAGYNVLEAVDGQDGFAKATTSRVDAIITDQNMPNMDGISMIRALRAHPNGKGVPIVVLSTDSADNLKQQARAAGALGWMVKPFTQDKLLAVMKKVLG is encoded by the coding sequence ATGAGTAAAACCATTCTGACGGTAGATGACAGCCCCTCGATCCGGCGCATGGTGTCTCTGACGCTGCGCGAGGCGGGCTACAATGTGCTCGAAGCGGTGGACGGTCAGGACGGCTTTGCCAAGGCGACCACCAGCCGCGTCGATGCGATCATCACTGACCAGAACATGCCCAACATGGACGGCATCAGCATGATCCGCGCCCTGCGCGCGCATCCGAACGGCAAAGGTGTGCCGATCGTCGTGCTGTCCACGGATTCCGCAGACAACCTCAAGCAACAGGCCCGCGCTGCGGGTGCGCTGGGCTGGATGGTCAAACCGTTCACTCAGGACAAGCTGCTTGCCGTGATGAAGAAGGTGCTTGGCTGA
- a CDS encoding spike base protein, RCAP_Rcc01079 family has translation MTAHDPYASQTRSRAGGPANLANVTPSDDTDLPVVSQWIYLADGGAVTLTTAGGQTLTTPALNGGWHLIEATRIHATGTTASGIMVGW, from the coding sequence ATGACCGCTCACGATCCCTACGCCTCGCAGACCCGCAGCCGCGCTGGCGGCCCCGCGAACCTCGCCAATGTCACGCCGTCCGATGACACCGATCTGCCGGTCGTATCGCAGTGGATTTACCTCGCGGACGGCGGCGCGGTCACGCTGACCACCGCGGGCGGGCAGACGCTGACGACCCCCGCGCTGAACGGAGGCTGGCACCTGATCGAGGCGACCCGCATCCACGCCACTGGCACCACGGCCTCCGGCATCATGGTGGGCTGGTGA
- a CDS encoding glycosyltransferase: MKARLLLALGINPHRRGVGSFWIKMAQYVVGSLELLLLFTPYVRTLGHLPKVDLMVVGAQKAGTTWLDAQLRISRVCRLPDIKELHHFDRGRCWTLRRYLRQLGRATVIEIAPDYGPLSVWRIHAMRRLFPDMKVAMILRHPAERDWSGLRMEMGFDSGQPLGDVPVAAMLGYLKSRRGRRYSDYSTHIARWSAVFGRENLLLVPFDDIARDPAGVVGRVLSHAGLDAEAPVISPEPVFTGEARDPPPAVAAFLNRRARAQIAKLPTRWAERWDRQLQALPSGKSLYICGFCPNDRSTSSGQKLAHRKITEMAKQFAQVDVIYFRNKLDRLDPQPANWPTNVRILTDFEVGPKQRIVGALRWPHLPKFASARRWAAGRLIGRLVESADYRAFYADFSQGAGAIPEAALPLFEFRQHDVVSKLYDRMADQRPMLRLEAFLTRRWEQRVWSRVAQVTTLSEEDAAEIAAFCVEARAEPVSGTVAIAKPAPVSGRIIFWGNMARAENEDAAVRLVNDILPRVKMVVPDAHVWIVGAHPTERVQELASGAVTVTGFIDDPAPVLATAAVAAVPLKLGSGVKIKVLETLEGGIPTVVSPVGGEGIPDHPLLTRVLDDGAMADAIIDILAAQSVPAAKNDMREMANGGTQLASTEMVEKKCSVPPASVAAMSNVPVGAAQWTASASRSAGAPEVPI, from the coding sequence ATGAAGGCACGTCTACTTCTCGCTCTTGGCATAAATCCACACCGGCGCGGGGTGGGGTCATTTTGGATCAAGATGGCCCAATATGTGGTCGGTTCGCTCGAACTTCTGCTGCTCTTTACGCCTTATGTGCGCACACTCGGACACTTGCCCAAAGTCGATCTGATGGTGGTCGGCGCACAAAAAGCGGGAACAACGTGGCTCGACGCCCAATTGCGAATATCGAGGGTTTGTCGCCTGCCTGACATCAAGGAACTCCATCATTTCGACAGGGGGCGATGCTGGACGCTGCGACGATATCTGAGGCAGTTAGGCAGAGCGACCGTTATCGAGATCGCGCCGGACTACGGGCCGCTGTCGGTGTGGCGTATCCACGCGATGCGGCGGCTGTTTCCGGACATGAAGGTCGCCATGATCCTCCGCCATCCGGCCGAAAGGGATTGGTCTGGCCTGCGTATGGAGATGGGTTTTGACAGTGGGCAGCCGCTTGGGGACGTTCCGGTGGCCGCGATGCTAGGCTATCTGAAATCCCGTCGCGGGCGTCGGTACAGCGACTACAGCACCCATATTGCAAGGTGGAGTGCCGTGTTCGGCCGCGAAAACCTGCTATTGGTGCCGTTCGATGATATTGCGCGGGATCCGGCGGGGGTGGTGGGGCGCGTTTTGAGCCATGCGGGTCTGGACGCCGAAGCGCCGGTGATTTCGCCTGAGCCAGTATTTACCGGAGAGGCGCGAGACCCGCCACCCGCTGTCGCGGCTTTTTTGAACCGTCGGGCGCGGGCGCAAATTGCCAAGCTTCCGACACGGTGGGCGGAGCGGTGGGATCGGCAATTACAGGCTTTGCCGTCGGGTAAGTCCCTGTATATCTGCGGGTTTTGTCCGAACGACAGGTCGACGTCTTCGGGTCAGAAACTGGCGCATCGAAAGATCACTGAAATGGCGAAGCAATTCGCGCAGGTCGACGTTATTTATTTTCGGAACAAACTGGATCGTCTGGACCCTCAGCCAGCCAATTGGCCCACGAATGTGCGCATCCTGACGGACTTTGAAGTGGGTCCAAAGCAGCGCATTGTGGGCGCACTACGCTGGCCTCACCTGCCGAAATTCGCCTCTGCGCGTCGCTGGGCGGCCGGGCGTCTGATTGGTAGGCTTGTGGAATCCGCAGACTATCGCGCGTTTTATGCTGACTTTTCGCAAGGCGCGGGCGCGATACCAGAGGCCGCGCTGCCTCTGTTCGAATTTCGGCAACATGATGTGGTGTCGAAGCTTTACGATCGCATGGCGGATCAGCGCCCGATGTTGCGGCTTGAGGCGTTCCTCACGCGCCGTTGGGAGCAGCGGGTTTGGTCGCGCGTTGCCCAGGTGACGACCTTGTCCGAAGAGGATGCGGCGGAAATAGCTGCCTTTTGCGTGGAGGCCCGCGCCGAACCTGTGTCCGGGACGGTCGCAATCGCGAAGCCGGCCCCCGTTTCAGGGCGCATCATTTTCTGGGGCAACATGGCCCGTGCGGAGAACGAGGACGCGGCGGTTCGGTTGGTGAACGACATCCTGCCGCGCGTGAAGATGGTAGTCCCCGATGCGCATGTCTGGATCGTTGGCGCCCATCCGACGGAGAGGGTGCAAGAGCTGGCGAGCGGTGCTGTGACGGTCACAGGCTTCATCGACGACCCCGCGCCGGTTTTGGCGACGGCTGCGGTGGCTGCAGTGCCGCTCAAGCTCGGCTCGGGCGTGAAAATCAAGGTATTGGAGACGTTGGAGGGCGGCATTCCGACGGTGGTGTCTCCGGTGGGCGGGGAGGGGATCCCCGACCACCCGCTTTTGACCCGCGTGCTCGATGACGGCGCAATGGCGGACGCAATTATCGACATTCTGGCCGCTCAGAGTGTGCCGGCCGCAAAGAACGACATGCGGGAAATGGCAAACGGTGGAACCCAGTTGGCGTCGACCGAAATGGTAGAGAAGAAGTGCTCCGTCCCGCCAGCGTCCGTTGCGGCGATGTCGAATGTGCCCGTCGGTGCGGCCCAGTGGACGGCGTCGGCCTCGCGCAGCGCGGGCGCGCCTGAGGTTCCGATATAG
- a CDS encoding lipopolysaccharide biosynthesis protein has translation MIRQSFLALGLRLMAAGIAYATVMLFGRWMTPQDYGDFVIVLSGLGFGAVIVGQGYPLILLRYVHEPNGGAALSAANCRVLMMAVAAALLAAVIAPRPALAYGALLLPAFALCDISGAALRAQGKITAALAPRDISWRLALIGLAPAVGFGASDLLIAANFILWPIALAMWAAARLPRTGHAPPMQRPARRVWTTMLANAGLANLDTLCIAGVFGPEIAGLYFAAARTASLPSFALNAANMVLGPRIARAPVVTDLRKSALFGALPAFAAFLVFWVAGERILALFGERFTNMLPVLLILSLGQVVNGAAGPAGLILNLRGHEACHSRISLSAFVAAMIAVPLAALFGSPVTVAITSTAILIAYELALLRAATRKTGLSISVFSQGARG, from the coding sequence ATGATCCGGCAGAGTTTTCTCGCGCTCGGACTTCGGCTCATGGCTGCCGGCATTGCCTACGCCACGGTCATGCTCTTTGGGCGCTGGATGACGCCACAGGACTACGGCGACTTTGTCATTGTGCTCTCGGGCCTCGGGTTCGGCGCGGTCATCGTCGGGCAGGGTTATCCGCTCATTCTGCTGCGCTACGTGCACGAGCCGAACGGAGGCGCCGCGCTCTCTGCCGCCAATTGCCGCGTGCTGATGATGGCCGTCGCGGCTGCGCTATTGGCGGCTGTCATCGCTCCGCGTCCCGCGCTGGCCTACGGCGCGCTGCTGCTCCCCGCCTTTGCCCTCTGCGATATCAGCGGCGCGGCTCTGCGCGCTCAAGGCAAGATCACCGCCGCGCTTGCGCCCCGCGATATCAGCTGGCGTCTGGCCCTGATCGGTCTCGCGCCTGCGGTAGGGTTTGGAGCGTCCGATCTGCTGATTGCCGCCAACTTCATCCTTTGGCCGATTGCCTTGGCGATGTGGGCTGCTGCGAGGTTGCCCCGAACTGGCCACGCGCCACCGATGCAACGGCCCGCGCGGCGCGTCTGGACCACGATGCTGGCGAATGCGGGCCTCGCAAACCTCGATACGCTCTGTATCGCTGGGGTTTTCGGCCCCGAAATCGCAGGCCTTTACTTCGCCGCCGCCCGCACGGCGAGCCTCCCGTCCTTTGCCCTTAACGCCGCGAACATGGTCCTCGGCCCGCGCATTGCAAGGGCGCCTGTAGTCACGGACCTGAGAAAATCCGCGCTGTTCGGCGCGCTCCCCGCCTTCGCGGCATTTTTGGTGTTTTGGGTGGCGGGCGAGCGCATCCTCGCGCTATTCGGCGAGCGGTTCACCAATATGTTGCCGGTCCTGCTGATCCTGTCTCTGGGCCAGGTCGTGAACGGAGCCGCCGGACCCGCTGGCCTCATCCTGAATTTGCGAGGGCACGAGGCGTGCCACAGCCGCATCTCGCTATCGGCGTTCGTCGCAGCAATGATCGCTGTCCCGCTTGCGGCGCTGTTCGGCAGCCCGGTCACCGTGGCGATCACGTCGACCGCGATCCTCATCGCCTACGAACTCGCACTCTTGCGGGCCGCGACCCGTAAAACGGGGCTCTCGATTTCAGTCTTTTCCCAGGGGGCTCGCGGATGA
- a CDS encoding chemotaxis protein CheW → MSAETNKNATITVITFSIGPQKLAIPATDLREIMDPLPMTRVPGAGKFAPWVLNVRGQVLPLADLRLPLGITDKGPADRPEDARRFLVLELLLAGEPATVAIMSDIVHEVAMIPKSSIEPLPSNSMWPADFVTGLFKGDDETFVLMPDLSTICTAMAQRAAAAA, encoded by the coding sequence ATGAGCGCTGAAACCAACAAGAACGCCACCATCACGGTGATTACGTTTTCCATCGGGCCGCAGAAGCTCGCCATTCCGGCGACCGACCTGCGCGAGATTATGGACCCGCTGCCTATGACCCGTGTTCCGGGTGCGGGAAAATTCGCCCCTTGGGTTCTGAATGTGCGCGGGCAGGTTCTGCCGTTGGCCGATCTGCGCCTGCCGCTGGGTATCACGGACAAAGGCCCCGCCGACCGTCCCGAAGATGCCCGTCGTTTCCTTGTGCTCGAACTGCTGCTTGCAGGAGAGCCGGCGACCGTCGCGATCATGTCCGACATCGTCCACGAGGTTGCGATGATCCCCAAATCGTCGATCGAGCCGCTGCCGTCCAACAGCATGTGGCCCGCCGACTTTGTTACCGGTCTCTTCAAGGGTGACGACGAGACTTTCGTCCTGATGCCTGATCTTTCCACCATTTGTACCGCAATGGCGCAGCGCGCCGCTGCTGCTGCCTAA
- a CDS encoding glycosyltransferase has product MFDMSTSAHVLPQVAVMMTLHRGDRLDQFETALGSVEAQAGVAAVHVYLCCDGPLPVAHEDWLAANRDRFHCVIRNPRCLGLAESLNRLIDMLGEEPFVFRMDGDDVSHAGRFAAQIAYMNDHPTLGLVGCQVVDIDDDGTPLARRKYPVAQEDVVRSLTRVIPVLHPTFCMRRSILRDRKARYPAAYLTEDLAFLVRLSELGVQIGNCPQTLFSWRTGKGFYRRRTSVRRGLTEAKWYARAVYKQHGLISAGYVYPMLRLGLRMMPASLMRLVYQSSLRSRISRTQGPTEA; this is encoded by the coding sequence ATGTTCGACATGTCCACGTCCGCTCACGTCCTGCCGCAGGTCGCGGTGATGATGACCTTGCATCGCGGCGACCGCCTCGATCAGTTTGAAACCGCGCTCGGATCGGTGGAGGCGCAAGCGGGTGTTGCCGCCGTCCACGTCTACCTATGCTGCGACGGCCCGCTGCCTGTCGCGCATGAAGACTGGCTCGCCGCCAACCGCGACCGTTTCCACTGCGTGATCCGTAATCCCCGCTGCCTCGGCCTCGCGGAGTCGCTCAACCGCCTGATCGACATGCTCGGGGAAGAGCCCTTCGTCTTCCGTATGGATGGAGACGACGTCTCACACGCTGGCCGTTTCGCCGCTCAGATCGCGTACATGAACGATCACCCCACGCTCGGCCTCGTCGGCTGTCAGGTGGTGGATATCGACGACGACGGTACACCTCTGGCCCGCCGCAAATACCCCGTCGCGCAAGAGGACGTGGTGCGTTCCCTCACGCGGGTCATTCCCGTGCTGCACCCGACTTTCTGTATGCGCCGCAGTATCTTGCGCGACCGTAAAGCCCGTTACCCTGCCGCCTATCTGACCGAGGATCTGGCGTTTCTGGTGCGCCTGTCAGAGCTTGGCGTGCAGATCGGGAACTGCCCTCAGACGCTGTTCAGTTGGCGGACAGGGAAGGGCTTCTACCGTCGCCGCACCTCGGTCCGCCGCGGTCTGACCGAGGCAAAATGGTACGCCCGCGCAGTCTACAAGCAACACGGGCTGATTTCTGCGGGCTACGTTTACCCGATGTTAAGGCTTGGTCTGCGCATGATGCCCGCATCTCTCATGCGGTTGGTGTATCAAAGTAGCCTGCGCAGCCGCATCTCCCGCACCCAAGGCCCGACGGAGGCGTAA
- a CDS encoding STAS domain-containing protein: protein MPNVEIALTGDLNHADSTDLLEVLIEAVDEGDCLIDATEVTKIDFGPLQVMVSASLDAAARARTFTVLAGADSAVAQAVSLHALGSQLALAEPVAENNEH from the coding sequence ATGCCAAACGTCGAAATCGCCCTGACAGGGGACCTCAACCACGCGGATTCTACCGACCTCCTCGAAGTTCTGATCGAGGCCGTGGACGAAGGTGATTGTCTGATCGACGCAACCGAAGTGACCAAAATCGACTTCGGACCGCTTCAGGTCATGGTCAGTGCTTCGCTCGATGCGGCGGCACGCGCGCGGACTTTCACGGTTCTTGCAGGAGCAGACAGCGCCGTTGCGCAGGCAGTGTCCTTGCACGCGCTGGGCTCCCAACTCGCACTCGCAGAGCCTGTAGCAGAAAATAACGAGCACTGA